The proteins below are encoded in one region of Purpureocillium takamizusanense chromosome 11, complete sequence:
- the GDT1 gene encoding GCR1-dependent translation factor 1 (SECRETED:SignalP(1-23~SECRETED:cutsite=GLG-AR~SECRETED:prob=0.2351)~BUSCO:EOG092646CB~EggNog:ENOG503NV4V~TransMembrane:6 (n10-22c26/27o249-266i287-307o319-336i418-443o463-484i496-514o)~COG:U), with the protein MRFRTKHSPLLLLLLPSLAAGLGARSGSTTAEREDASVASLLDSDDGAKPRSRLSTKDAPFDGKDGKPHLGPFVETDGTATDSDNNGLPPLKGRPHDPTVVDGKKIPESNDGVMFDKNRERPQGSTGIEGGVTEKSAARKAQEGKTGERTFAQPEAPKEKPPMPHSEEQKLGKDSTKDKSRDKTKTKSSLDKAEGSTDYTGLDKPEDLPGKHRDKTPLPDSVKESPLEPKKSAPIPVEKDKSTPLEDDGIIQPFHSFILSFTMILVSEVGDKTFLVAALMAMKHDRMVVFSAAFGALLVMTVLSAVLGHAVPTLIPKRLTSFLAAGLFLVFGAKLLREGMKMDPNEGVSAEMHEVEQELAEKEKELGRSRHDMSPHSLEMGLKGRSSRAKGRFPSPPRSPSQSPSRSPSRSRGSIQNFAHGVSNLCSLLLSPAWVQTFAMTFLGEWGDRSQIATIAMAAGQDYWWVTLGATCGHAICTGVAVLGGRAIAGRVSLKVVTVGGAVAFLLFAFIYFIEALHG; encoded by the exons atgcGGTTCCGCACCAAACACTcacctctcctcctcctgctgctgccatcgTTGGCCGCTGGTCTGGGGGCCAGATCTGGTAGCACTACGGCAGAGCGGGAGGATGCTTCCGTTGCGTCCCTGCTTGACTCGGACGATGGCGCAAAACCTCGATCACGTCTCTCCACCAAGGACGCCCCGTTCGATGGCAAGGATGGCAAGCCCCATCTCGGCCCTTTCGTCGAGACGGATGGCACCGCGACAGACTCCGACAATAACGGCCTGCCGCCTCTCAAGGGGCGGCCCCACGACCCGACCGTCGTAGACGGCAAGAAGATCCCCGAGTCCAACGACGGCGTAATGTTCGACAAGAACCGGGAACGGCCACAAGGCTCAACAGGCATTGAGGGTGGCGTGACGGAGAAGTCGGCTGCTCGCAAGGCTCAAgagggcaagacgggcgagaggACGTTTGCGCAGCCGGAGGCTCCCAAAGAGAAGCCCCCCATGCCGCACAGCGAGGAGCAGAAGCTGGGCAAGGACAGCACCAAGGACAAGAGCAGGGACAAGACCAAAACCAAGTCGTCATTAGACAAGGCGGAGGGCAGCACAGACTACACAGGCCTTGAC AAGCCAGAAGACCTCCCAGGCAAGCACCGCGACAAGACGCCATTGCCCGATTCGGTCAAGGAATCCCCCCTCGAGCCCAAAAAGAGTGCTCCGATCCCAGTAGAAAAGGACAAGTCCACGCCGCTAGAGGACGATGGCATCATTCAGCCGTTCCACTCTTTCATCCTGTCCTTTACCATGATCCTGGTTTCCGAGGTCGGCGACAAGACATtcctggtggcggcgctcatGGCCATGAAGCACGACCGCATGGTGGTCTTCTCGGCGGCTTTTGGAGCATTGCTCGTCATGACGGTCCTGTCTGCCGTTCTTGGGCACGCTGTGCCGACGTTGATTCCCAAGCGGTTGACAAGCTTCCTCGCTGCCGGCCTCTTCCTGGTCTTTGGCGCCAAGCTCCTTCGCGAGGGCATGAAGATGGACCCGAACGAAGGCGTCTCGGCGGAGATGCACGAGGTGGAGCAAGAGCTCGCcgagaaggaaaaggaacTCGGGCGCAGCCGCCACGACATGTCACCACACTCTTTGGAGATGGGTCTCAAGGGGCGAAGCTCGAGGGCCAAGGGCCGcttcccgtcgccgccgcggtcgccATCGCagtcgccctcgcgcagccCGTCTCGCAGCCGCGGATCCATTCAGAACTTTGCACACGGGGTAAGCAACCTGTGCTCCTTACTCCTGAGCCCCGCGTGGGTGCAGACGTTTGCCATGACGTTCCTGGGCGAGTGGGGGGACAGGAGCCAAATCGCGACGAttgccatggcggcgggccaggaTTACTGGTGGGTGACACTGGGAGCAACCTGCGGCCATGCCATCTGCACGGGAGTGGCggtgctgggcggccgcgccatcgCGGGCCGTGTCAGCCTGAAAGTTG TGActgtgggcggcgccgttgcaTTCCTGCTCTTCGCGTTTATCTACTTTATCGAAGCCCTGCACGGGTAA
- a CDS encoding uncharacterized protein (COG:S~EggNog:ENOG503NY2P), with translation MSAPNEQGATGSQHVRESDDHDDDTEHSETGRETGLSGEDSDDDEPHLYRMPGSYVVYGDDDEDEGDQDDDAEDEDFEVEEEDVDEDDPDVDDFDDEEDPIQQIMGLFRGLLTRGQLMALLRQRGLSNALFNNADDEEGFLSMWGSRRRRQPKDPNRYPKVPSEEGIKLMRSGTFGANDYDLHAKKRISRRMLERELGLGDREQRKRNSDIVTQSMIPGTRAEKIVHYDSPVYSGQFSDDGNFFFSCCQDFKVRMYDTSNPYEWKYYKTASYPWGEWTLTDASLSPDNRWLAYTSIQSMVSMAPTDPNDTGDPYTLDLDDTAVRHNHTWRTRGGFGIWSIRFSGDGRELVAGTSSDAIVVYDIESRRVLHHVTGHEDHVNAVCFADKLSPHIVYSGSDDCTIKVWDRRSMGTAREAGAFVGHVEGLTYIDSKGDGRYILSNGKDQSMKLWDLRMAKSSAKFREEAPLRRTIGGTFDYRREAYDDEDWDPHPQDNSLVTFRGHKVLRTLIRCHFSPPSSTNSRYVYSGSADGKVYIWNMDATLAGTIDVKKATMATRRRDRHTRHWFDEPGGWGTCVRDASWHPTAPVLVASAWNGYSMARGTCSLHAFNESTDDEGEPGMRRSVDSNLREDPEVFQDSGY, from the exons ATGAGTGCGCCAAATGAACAAGGAGCCACCGGCTCCCAGCATGTGAGAGAGAGTGACGACCACGATGATGATACCGAGCACTCCGAGACAGGCCGCGAGACGGGGCTTAGCGGAGAGGAtagcgacgatgacgaacCACATCTCTACCGCATGCCGGGTTCATACGTCGTCtacggtgacgatgacgaggacgaaggagaccaggatgatgatgccgaggacgaggactttgaagtcgaagaggaggacgtcgacgaggatgacccggacgtcgacgactttgacgatgaggaagacCCAATCCAGCAGATCATGGGACTATTTCGAG GCCTATTGACGCGCGGGCAActcatggcgctgctgcgacaGCGCGGTTTGAGCAATGCTCTATTTAACAACgcggatgacgaggagggctTCCTCAGCATGTGGGGTtctcggagacggcggcaacCCAAGGACCCCAACCGCTATCCCAAGGTGCcgagcgaggagggcatcaaACTCATGAGGAGTGGCACCTTTGGGGCCAACGACTACGACCTGCACGCCAAGAAGCGCATTTCCAGGCGGATGCTCGAGCGTGAGCTCGGGCTCGGTGACCGCGAGCAGAGAAAGCGGAACAGCGACATTGTAACCCAG TCCATGATACCCGGCACGAGAGCAGAGAAGATTGTCCACTACGACAGCCCCGTATACTCGGGTCAATTTTCGGATGACGGCAACTTCTTCTTTTCGTGCTGCCAAGACTTCAAGGTCCGCATGTACGACACCTCAAACCCGTACGAGTGGAAGTACTACAAGACAGCATCGTACCCATGGGGAGAGTGGACCTTGACGGACGCAAGCTTGAGCCCTGATAACCGATGGCTGGCATACACATCCATCCAGAGCATGGTGTCCATGGCCCCTACGGACCCCAACGACACCGGCGACCCGTATACGCTCGATCTTGACGACACCGCCGTGCGACACAACCACACCTGGCGAACTCGAGGCGGGTTCGGCATCTGGTCCATCCGATTCTCCGGCGACGGCAGAGAGCTCGTGGCAGGAACAAGCTCTGATGCCATTGTCGTTTACGACATCGAGTCGCGCCGAGTGCTCCATCACGTCACCGGACACGAGGACCACGTCAACGCCGTCTGCTTCGCGGACAAGCTGTCGCCGCACATTGTCTACTCGGGGTCGGACGATTGTACCATCAAGGTGTGGGATCGGAGGAGCATGGGGaccgcgcgcgaggcgggcgcaTTCGTCGGCCACGTTGAGGGGTTGACGTATATTGATAGCAAAGGCGACGGGCGGTACATCCTGAGCAACGGCAAAGACCAGAGCATGAAGTTGTGGGACTTGAGGATGGCCAAGTCGTCTGCAAAGTTCCGGGAAGAAGCACCGCTGCGGCGCACAATTGGCGGCACGTTCGACTACCGCAGGGAAGcgtacgacgacgaagatTGGGATCCGCACCCGCAGGACAACTCGTTGGTAACCTTTAGGGGTCACAAGGTCCTTCGCACTCTCATCCGGTGCCACttttcgccgccgtcctcgaccaaCTCGCGATACGTTTATTCGGGAAGCGCCGACGGGAAAGTGTACATCTGGAATATGGACGCAACGCTGGCTGGGACGATTGACGTGAAGAAGGCCACAATGGCAACCCGGCGGAGGGACCGACACACAAGGCACTGGTTTGATGAGCCAGGCGGCTGGGGCACTTGCGTGCGTGACGCAAGCTGGCACCCGACGGCCCCGGTTCTGGTTG CGTCGGCGTGGAACGGATACAGCATGGCACGCGGCACCTGCAGCCTGCACGCGTTTAACGAgtcgacggacgacgagggcgagccgGGGATGCGGCGAAGCGTGGACTCCAACCTGCGGGAAGACCCAGAGGTGTTTCAGGACTCTGGCTACTGA
- a CDS encoding uncharacterized protein (COG:S~EggNog:ENOG503PWM0~SECRETED:SignalP(1-22~SECRETED:cutsite=VGG-QC~SECRETED:prob=0.5338)~MEROPS:MER0004154), producing the protein MNKTLFSLLVWAASALATPVGGQCPPAGPVLPPPKYPAKLDPQRLSSRIEALVKSSGTRWNVSTTSFSVELTSADATLFEYHHTAAVKNASGVKTVDADTVYRVMSVTKTVNVLALLLNAPHKIDTPIGDYVEELRGFGPYEGVTLRMLASQLAGVPNKGFAFDRYLRYGDELEKAGFPKPDPKDIPTCDNLSMKTCSRAEMLDALKSNKLIFMPGDRPAYSDQAYMLLGWAMENITGKPFEQIVRDSVTGPLGLSATGFQVPELSRGVIPVGIGASFFDLSLGNFNYTAGLFSTPRNLTAYTRAILNNTLLTPAQTRTWLKPSSFAGSYAMHVGAPWEIFRLSRLTPDGRPIDVYTKSGSMPGWAAYVLLVPEYNIGGTILVAAVDANAPSLSLLDAVTDAVVREADALARRQAERAYAGRYSSGGDKSSSSSSLELVVDEGPGLRIKSWRAAGGAKSVLAALAEQKGVADEAELDARIYPIGEGGRWRMVLEKLGRRAATPSRPSEACANWFNYDTWRYASRPVDEFDFEVTEQGAVKSVSNPGLRSTMTKE; encoded by the exons ATGAACAAGACTCTGTTCAGCCTCCTCGTCTGGGCTGCCAGCGCGCTCGCCACACCCGTTGGAGGCCAATGCCctcccgccggccccgtcctACCCCCGCCCAAGTACCCAGCCAAACTAGACCCGCAGAGGCTGTCATCCAGGATCGAGGCCTTGGTTAAGAGCTCCGGCACGCGGTGGAACGTCTCGACCACGTCCTTCTCCGTAGAGCTAACCTCGGCGGACGCGACGCTATTCGAGTACCACCACACCGCCGCGGTCAAGAACGCCAGCGGGGTGAAGACGGTGGACGCGGACACGGTGTACCGCGTCATGAGCGTGACCAAGACGGTCAACGTGCTGGCACTACTGCTGAACGCGCCGCATAAGATTGACACGCCGATTGGGGACTACGTAGAGGAGCTTAGGGGGTTCGGGCCGTATGAGGGCGTTACGCTGCGGATGCTGGCTAGTCAACTTGCCGGAGTGCCGAACAAGG GGTTCGCATTTGATCGGTATCTACGGTACGGAGACGAGCTGGAAAAGGCGGGCTTTCCGAAGCCGGATCCCAAGGACATACCGACTTGCGACAATCTCTCCATGAAGACATGCTCCCGCGCGG AAATGCTGGATGCCCTCAAGAGCAACAAGCTTATCTTCATGCCTGGCGACCGGCCCGCCTACTCCGACCAGGCCTACATGCTCCTCGGCTGGGCAATGGAGAATATCACGGGCAAGCCGTTTGAGCAAATCGTTCGCGACAGCGTCACGGGCCCGTTGGGCctgtcggcgacggggttTCAGGTGCCGGAGCTGTCGAGGGGCGTCATCCCCGTGGGCATCGGAGCGAGTTTCTTTGACCTGAGCCTGGGCAACTTCAACTA CACCGCGGGTTTGTTCTCCACGCCACGCAACCTAACGGCGTATACACGCGCCATCCTTAACAACACGCTCCTCACGCCCGCGCAGACCCGTACCTGGCTCAAGCCCTCGTCCTTTGCCGGCTCGTACGCCATGCACGTGGGCGCGCCGTGGGAAATCTTCCGCCTCTCGCGCCTCACgcccgacggccgccccATCGACGTCTACACCAAGTCCGGGTCCATGCCCGGCTGGGCCGCGTACGTCCTCCTCGTGCCCGAGTACAACATCGGCGGGACCATCCTTGTTGCGGCGGTAGACGCCAACGCGCCCAGCCTCTCGCTCCTCGACGCGGTGACGGACGCCGtggtgcgcgaggcggacgccctggcgaggaggcaggcCGAGAGAGCCTACGCGGGCCGCTactcgtcgggcggcgacaagtcgtcgtcgtcgtcgagcttggAGCTCGTCGTGGACGAGGGCCCTGGCTTGCGGATCAagtcgtggcgggcggcgggcggcgccaagtccgtcctcgcggcgctggcggaaCAGAAGGGGGttgcggacgaggcggagctcGATGCGCGCATCTATCCCATCGGCGAGGGCGGACGGTGGCGCATGgtgctggagaagctggggaggagggcggcaacgccgtcgcggccCAGCGAGGCGTGTGCGAACTGGTTCAACTATGACACCTGGCGGTATGCGAGCCGTCCGGTGGATGAGTTCGACTTTGAGGTTACGGAGCAGGGTGCGGTGAAGAGTGTTTCTAACCCGGGTCTACGCTCGACTATGACCAAGGAATAG
- a CDS encoding uncharacterized protein (COG:A~EggNog:ENOG503NYXK) has translation MAEADFEIDFYGDAGNEQQSHQEGSHAESRSEYRNENDDHGKVDHGDQAQHDDRGDHDQHNREEHGGEHRRQTSETEDTPSRQGVKRKSEEDDRPVDPNATAAVMISELSWWTTDDDIRGWLRGADCETEVKELTFSEHKVNGKSKGQAYIEFYSRQAATAAKHHIDHAASESAQPGQQKKLTTSYCHPGMNPFRTLPKDAPARVKEQPRAAPSGPYNDRGNYGGGGFRGRGGYGGGRGMNQNNFNSNRNFNNNMGFNNNNMGGGFNGPMGGGNFGFQGGRGGMMGGGMRGGPGGMRGGRGNNMMGMGGPMGGMPMGMPGNMGMMGMGGGMPGFQGMNPNFNGGFGFNQSQGGGGDWGNPHGAKRPRPE, from the exons ATGGCCGAAGCGGATTTCGAAATCGACTTCTATGGGGACGCCGGAAATGAGCAGCAGAGCCACCAGGAGGGCAGTCACGCGGAGAGCAGGAGTGAATACCGGAACGAGAACGATGACCACGGCAAGGTAGACCACGGGGATCAGGCGCAGCACGACGACCGCGGAGACCACGACCAGCACAACAGAGaggagcatggcggcgaacATCGGCGCCAAACGAGCGAGACGGAAGACACACCATCTCGCCAGGGTGTCAAGAGGAAATCTGAAGAGGACGACCGGCCCGTCGATCCAAACGCCACGGCTGCCGTCATGATTTCTGAGCTCAGTTGGTGGACGACCGACGATGATATACGTGGCTGGCTCCGTGGAGCTGACTGCGAGaccgaggtcaaggagctcaCTTTTAGCGAGCACAAGGTGAATGGAAAGAGCAAGGG CCAAGCGTACATCGAATTCTACTCCCGGCAAGCTGCCACGGCAGCGAAGCACCACATTGACCACGCAGCCAGCGAAAGCGCCCAGCCTGGgcagcagaagaagctcaCAACGTCGTACTGTCACCCCGGGATGAACCCTTTCAGGACGCTACCAAAGGACGCCCCGGCGCGTGTCAAGGAGcagccccgcgccgcgccgtccggGCCGTACAACGATCGGGGCAACtacggtggtggtggcttccgcggccgtggcggctacggcggcgggcgaggcatGAACCAAAACAACTTCAACAGCAACCGCAACTTCAATAACAACATGGGgttcaacaacaacaacatggGCGGTGGCTTCAACGGAcccatgggcggcggcaacttTGGCTtccaaggcggccgcggcggcatgatgGGTGGCGGCATGCGGGGCGGCCCCGGTGGCATGCGAGGTGGCCGCGGCAATAACATGATGGGCATGGGTGGCCCGATGGGTGGCATGCCGATGGGGATGCCAGGGAACATGGGTATGATGGGCATGGGTGGTGGCATGCCAG GCTTCCAGGGCATGAATCCCAACTTCAATGGCGGGTTCGGCTTTAACCAGAGCCAAGGCGGGGGCGGAGACTGGGGCAACCCGCATGGGGCGAagcgcccgcggcccgagTAG
- a CDS encoding uncharacterized protein (COG:S~EggNog:ENOG503NXBM) — protein MDAIEKLLEWATSRGVVLDGIGPKPLPGRGIGIVATRELKPGEAILTVPTARLRSLGSTPKPIVKALRGGATVHAILAAALCLEADPDFDVWRAVLPSRRDVEASMPICWPADLQALLPPGAATMLEKQQAKFDKDWTLVSAAFPNRGGGGGDDDDGDGDDSGDDDAADASGGSLTRGDFLYAWNLVNSRTFYHTTPLTEKRLPADDHMVLQPVADLFNHDPHGSCTVSYDEAGFTISTARAHQPGDELSIRYGAHSNDFLLVEYGFALPGDANPWDETALDAYVCPLFTPPQRRTLEDAGFWAGYALGAETACYRTQTALRLLCVTPGQWRAVLRGVRDEDVDAPAVDRQLLRVLRVYEKDIRRKLSELERSTAGTEDARAVLRARWIQIKELVVAAIARIHD, from the exons ATGGACGCCATAGAGAAGCTCCTCGAATGGGCCACATCCCGGGGCGTCGTCCTGGACGGCATCGGCCCCAAGCCGCTCCCCGGGCGCGGCATAGGCATCGTCGCGACGCGCGAGCTCAAG ccaggcgaggcCATCCTCACCGTCccgaccgcccgcctccgctcCCTCGGCAGCACCCCCAAGCCCATCGTCAAGgccctccgcggcggcgccaccgtgcacgccatcctcgccgccgccctgtgcCTCGAGGCGGACCCCGACTTTGACGTCTGGCGCGCCGTCCTGCCCTCGCGCCGAGACGTCGAAGCCAGCATGCCCATATGCTGGCCCGCGGACCTCCAGGCCCTGCTtccccccggcgccgccaccatgctCGAAAAGCAGCAGGCCAAGTTTGACAAGGACTGGACTCTCGTGTCCGCCGCGTTCCCAAaccgtggtggtggtggtggcgacgacgacgacggcgacggcgacgacagcggcgacgacgatgccgcggatgcgagcggcggcagcctcaCGCGCGGCGACTTCCTCTATGCGTGGAACCTCGTCAACAGCCGCACCTTTTACCACACCACCCCGCTCACCGAGAAGCGCCTCCCCGCGGACGACCACATGGTCctccagcccgtcgccgacctcttcAACCACGACCCGCACGGCAGCTGCACCGTCTCctacgacgaggccggcttCACCATctccaccgcccgcgcccaccagcccggcgacgagctctcCATCCGCTACGGCGCCCACTCCAACgacttcctcctcgtcgagtaCGGCTTCGCCCTGCCCGGGGACGCCAACCCCTGGGACGAGACCGCCCTCGACGCGTACGTCTGCCCGCTCTTCacgccgccccagcgccgcaccctcgaggacgccggctTCTGGGCCGGCtacgccctcggcgccgagacggccTGCTACCGCACCCAGacggcgctgcgcctgctgtGCGTCACGCCGGGCCAGTGGCGCGCCGTGCTCCGCGgcgtgcgcgacgaggacgtcgacgcccccgccgtgGACCGCCAGCTGCTCCGCGTCCTGCGCGTGTACGAAAAGGACATTCGCCGCAAGCTGTCCGAGTTGGAGCGCtccaccgccggcaccgagGACGCGAGAGccgtgctgcgcgcgcgctggatCCAGATCAAGGAGCTGGTAGTCGCCGCAATAGCACGCATACACGACTGA
- a CDS encoding uncharacterized protein (MEROPS:MER0006204~EggNog:ENOG503NX9W~COG:V) gives MAGHLDSILRRYTVDGNDDTKDRLLGGAFVAVNRHGSLYSGAAGRIDFDPDAKAFAGDTFTWVASLTKLPTITCVMQLVEKGVVKLEDDIRQVVPELGKLQILKGFDGDRPILEDNTKPITLRMLLSHVSGLGYDTRDPDTIRWAKAIGRTGNHLAFNLSGFSTPFKFPPGEGWQYGSGVDWAGIALERLTGQTLGEYMQAHVFDPVGMKDSGFWPERLPDTESRTAPGSLRKDDGTLAPFRMPLPKEHDLEGGGAGLHTTADDYALFLRAFLAGELLSEESMQTMFTPQLDERQRAALERTAYDPARQSEYAPEFPTGLPISSGIGGLLNLEDVPGKRRRGSMMWTGACNSRWWVDRETGVAGVMIVNCFPWGEPVNGKLYDELERAVYEGIGKET, from the exons ATGGCCGGGCACCTGGACAGCATCCTTCGGCGCTACACCGTGGACGGGAACGATGACACCAAGGACCGCCTCCTCGGAGGTGCATTCGTGGCGGTGAATAGACATG GATCTCTTTACTCTGGCGCAGCGGGCAGGATCGACTTCGACCCAGACGCCAAGGCTTTTGCGGGGGACACGTTCACTTGGGTCGCCTCGCTCACCAAGCTGCCGACCATCACCTGCGTCATGCAGCTGGTCGAGAAGGGCGTCGtgaagctcgaggacgacatccGCCAGGTGGTCCCCGAGCTCGGCAAGCTGCAGATCCTCAAAGGGTTTGACGGCGACAGGCCGATCCTCGAAGACAACACAAAGCCGATAACCCTGCG GATGCTGCTCTCTCACGTCTCCGGCCTTGGATACGACACCAGAGACCCAGACACCATCCGCTGGGCCAAGGCCATCGGCCGCACGGGAAACCACCTCGCCTTCAACCTCTCGGGCTTCAGCACGCCGTTCAAGTTTCCACCCGGCGAGGGTTGGCAGTACGGCTCCGGCGTGGACTGGGCCGGCATCGCGCTCGAACGCCTCACGGGCCAGACGCTGGGCGAGTACATGCAGGCGCACGTCTTCGACCCAGTCGGCATGAAGGACTCGGGCTTCTGGCCGGAGCGGCTGCCGGACACGGAGTCGCGCACCGCGCCGGGGTCCCTCCGCAAAGACGACGGAACGCTGGCGCCGTTCCGCATGCCGCTGCCCAAGGAGCACGACCtcgaggggggcggcgcggggctgcacaccacggccgacgactaCGCGCTCTTCCTGCGCGCCTttctcgccggcgagctgctctCCGAGGAGTCGATGCAGACCATGTTCacgccgcagctcgacgagcggcagcgcgccgcgctggagcGCACGGCGTACGACCCCGCGAGGCAGTCCGAGTACGCGCCCGAGTTCCCCACGGGACTGCCCATCAGCTCCGGCATCGGCGGGCTGCTGAACCTCGAGGACGTGCCGGGCAAGAGACGCCGCGGCAGCATGATGTGGACGGGCGCGTGCAACAGCCGCTGG TGGGTTGATCGCGAGACGGGCGTTGCGGGCGTCATGATTGTAAACTGCTTTCCCTGGGGCGAGCCGGTCAACGGGAAGCTgtacgacgagctggagcgaGCCGTGTATGAGGGCATCGGGAAGGAGACTTGA
- a CDS encoding uncharacterized protein (MEROPS:MER0006204~EggNog:ENOG503NX9W~COG:V) — protein MAGSLYSGAAGRIDFDPDAKAFAGDTFTWVASLTKLPTITCVMQLVEKGVVKLEDDIRQVVPELGKLQILKGFDGDRPILEDNTKPITLRMLLSHVSGLGYDTRDPDTIRWAKAIGRTGNHLAFNLSGFSTPFKFPPGEGWQYGSGVDWAGIALERLTGQTLGEYMQAHVFDPVGMKDSGFWPERLPDTESRTAPGSLRKDDGTLAPFRMPLPKEHDLEGGGAGLHTTADDYALFLRAFLAGELLSEESMQTMFTPQLDERQRAALERTAYDPARQSEYAPEFPTGLPISSGIGGLLNLEDVPGKRRRGSMMWTGACNSRWWVDRETGVAGVMIVNCFPWGEPVNGKLYDELERAVYEGIGKET, from the exons ATGGCAGGATCTCTTTACTCTGGCGCAGCGGGCAGGATCGACTTCGACCCAGACGCCAAGGCTTTTGCGGGGGACACGTTCACTTGGGTCGCCTCGCTCACCAAGCTGCCGACCATCACCTGCGTCATGCAGCTGGTCGAGAAGGGCGTCGtgaagctcgaggacgacatccGCCAGGTGGTCCCCGAGCTCGGCAAGCTGCAGATCCTCAAAGGGTTTGACGGCGACAGGCCGATCCTCGAAGACAACACAAAGCCGATAACCCTGCG GATGCTGCTCTCTCACGTCTCCGGCCTTGGATACGACACCAGAGACCCAGACACCATCCGCTGGGCCAAGGCCATCGGCCGCACGGGAAACCACCTCGCCTTCAACCTCTCGGGCTTCAGCACGCCGTTCAAGTTTCCACCCGGCGAGGGTTGGCAGTACGGCTCCGGCGTGGACTGGGCCGGCATCGCGCTCGAACGCCTCACGGGCCAGACGCTGGGCGAGTACATGCAGGCGCACGTCTTCGACCCAGTCGGCATGAAGGACTCGGGCTTCTGGCCGGAGCGGCTGCCGGACACGGAGTCGCGCACCGCGCCGGGGTCCCTCCGCAAAGACGACGGAACGCTGGCGCCGTTCCGCATGCCGCTGCCCAAGGAGCACGACCtcgaggggggcggcgcggggctgcacaccacggccgacgactaCGCGCTCTTCCTGCGCGCCTttctcgccggcgagctgctctCCGAGGAGTCGATGCAGACCATGTTCacgccgcagctcgacgagcggcagcgcgccgcgctggagcGCACGGCGTACGACCCCGCGAGGCAGTCCGAGTACGCGCCCGAGTTCCCCACGGGACTGCCCATCAGCTCCGGCATCGGCGGGCTGCTGAACCTCGAGGACGTGCCGGGCAAGAGACGCCGCGGCAGCATGATGTGGACGGGCGCGTGCAACAGCCGCTGG TGGGTTGATCGCGAGACGGGCGTTGCGGGCGTCATGATTGTAAACTGCTTTCCCTGGGGCGAGCCGGTCAACGGGAAGCTgtacgacgagctggagcgaGCCGTGTATGAGGGCATCGGGAAGGAGACTTGA
- a CDS encoding uncharacterized protein (MEROPS:MER0006204~EggNog:ENOG503NX9W~COG:V), which produces MLLSHVSGLGYDTRDPDTIRWAKAIGRTGNHLAFNLSGFSTPFKFPPGEGWQYGSGVDWAGIALERLTGQTLGEYMQAHVFDPVGMKDSGFWPERLPDTESRTAPGSLRKDDGTLAPFRMPLPKEHDLEGGGAGLHTTADDYALFLRAFLAGELLSEESMQTMFTPQLDERQRAALERTAYDPARQSEYAPEFPTGLPISSGIGGLLNLEDVPGKRRRGSMMWTGACNSRWWVDRETGVAGVMIVNCFPWGEPVNGKLYDELERAVYEGIGKET; this is translated from the exons ATGCTGCTCTCTCACGTCTCCGGCCTTGGATACGACACCAGAGACCCAGACACCATCCGCTGGGCCAAGGCCATCGGCCGCACGGGAAACCACCTCGCCTTCAACCTCTCGGGCTTCAGCACGCCGTTCAAGTTTCCACCCGGCGAGGGTTGGCAGTACGGCTCCGGCGTGGACTGGGCCGGCATCGCGCTCGAACGCCTCACGGGCCAGACGCTGGGCGAGTACATGCAGGCGCACGTCTTCGACCCAGTCGGCATGAAGGACTCGGGCTTCTGGCCGGAGCGGCTGCCGGACACGGAGTCGCGCACCGCGCCGGGGTCCCTCCGCAAAGACGACGGAACGCTGGCGCCGTTCCGCATGCCGCTGCCCAAGGAGCACGACCtcgaggggggcggcgcggggctgcacaccacggccgacgactaCGCGCTCTTCCTGCGCGCCTttctcgccggcgagctgctctCCGAGGAGTCGATGCAGACCATGTTCacgccgcagctcgacgagcggcagcgcgccgcgctggagcGCACGGCGTACGACCCCGCGAGGCAGTCCGAGTACGCGCCCGAGTTCCCCACGGGACTGCCCATCAGCTCCGGCATCGGCGGGCTGCTGAACCTCGAGGACGTGCCGGGCAAGAGACGCCGCGGCAGCATGATGTGGACGGGCGCGTGCAACAGCCGCTGG TGGGTTGATCGCGAGACGGGCGTTGCGGGCGTCATGATTGTAAACTGCTTTCCCTGGGGCGAGCCGGTCAACGGGAAGCTgtacgacgagctggagcgaGCCGTGTATGAGGGCATCGGGAAGGAGACTTGA